GAAATATTTGGTGGAGTTGACTACTTGACGTATTTGATTCCAGGAGTAGTTTCAATGACAGTATTTAGCGGAAGCTTCATTAGCGGTGTTACTGTTATATGGGATAAACAGTTTGGATTTTTAAAAGAAACGTTAGTTGCCCCAACTTCGAGAAGCGAAGCAATTTTAGGTAGAATTATGGGGGACTCCCTTACAGCACTCGTTCAAGGTGTTTTAATAATGGTACTGAGCCTTTTTTTAGTATCATTAAACCCGTATGGAATGATTCCGGTGGTTTTTACAAGTTTTGTTCTAGCCACAGCATTTGCGAGTGTTGGAATGACCCTTGGATTAAAAATAAACAGCCAAGAAGGTTTTCATTTGATATTTGGTCTTTTAATGCAACCGTTGATATTTTTGAGCGGTGCATTTTATCCGATAGATGCAATGCCGATTTGGATGAAAACTCTGGCATACTTAAATCCACTAACATATGCTGTTGATTCTGCAAGATATTTTCTGGCAGGTTTTTCGAGATTTCCAATTATGCTAGATGTCTCGATTTTAGTGATTCTCAGCATTTCTCTCGTAATTATAGCCATGTATACGTTTGAAAAGGCAGTTATCGAATAATTTCTATTTAAAACGTAAGTTATATATGGCTGTAAAGTAAAATAATCCTAAATATTAAAAATGAATTCAAAAATATTACAGGTGCATATTATGGAAGCATTGGTTTTGGTAGGTCACGGTAGCAGACTCCCACACTCAAAAAACGTTGTTACAGAAGTTGCTGAAAAAATAAAAGCAAGAAATATTTACGACATTGTAGAAGTAGGTATGATGGAATTCAACGAACCTACAATCCCTGAAGCGATAAAGAAAGTAATTGATGCAGGCGCTAAAAAAGTAATCGTAACCCCGGTATTTTTAGCTCCAGGAAACCATACTGAAAGAGATATTCCAAAAATACTTGGAATTTATGAAGGAGACGATGATTGTGGACATCACCACCATCACGACCACGATTGCGAACACCATCACCACCATCACGACACTGAAAAGGTAGATATTCCAGAAGGTGTTGAATTAGTTTACAGAAAACCGATGGGTGCAGATGATAGAATTATAGATATAGTCCTCGATAGAGCTAACGGACTTTAATTTAAATTTTTTTAATTTTAAAAAAATAAAAAAAGTATTTTATTTAATTACGCTACGATTACTTCTTCTTTTTCTTCAGATTTAGATTCTGTGTAGAGTTTGTGTGCAATCTCTTTTAAAACTTCGAGTCCTTTTGCTTCAGTTCTCAATAATTCAAGGTTTGCGATAACTTTGTCGCCGAATTTTTCTTTTACGAGCTCAAGTCTTTTTTCCTGTAAGCTTCTTCTTGCCCTACAGAAGTCACATTCCACATCTTCAGGGATTATCTGGTTTACGATAACTGAATCTACAGGTATTTTAAACTTGTTCAAAGCTTGCATTGCCCTTTCACTTTCTAAAATACTCATTTCTTCAGGAATTACAACAAGTCTGAATGCTGTTCTATCAGGATTTGCAAGAATTCCTCTTGCTTTTGTAATTCTCTCTTTCATTACTTCCATTTCTTCCAAGGCTTTATCGTAGTCTACATCTTCGCCTTTACCGCCAAATGGCATGACTTTTTTCATCATGTTCATGAAACCGCTCATCTGTTTTTTGAACTTGATCATTTTGGTCATGTATTTGTCCATAATTTCTGGAAGACCCAAGAATCTTAACGTGTGTCCAGTTGGTGCGGTATCGAATACAACTATGTCAAATTCGTCGCTGTCCATGTATTTTAAAAATACATCAAATGCTGCGCTTTCGTCAGTTCCAGGAGATAATGAAGCCATTTCAAGTTGATCTTCAAGCATTCCGCCCATCATTGGATTTTCATCCATCTGTGATTTTAATTTTTCTTTGTATTCAGACATTGCAACTTCCGGGTCAATTTCTACAACATAGAGGTTTTCCATGCCGTTTACTTTTGTTGGTTCGTGACCAAATGACTGTTCGAAGCTGTCTCTTAATGAGTGAGCAGGGTCTGTTGAAACTACAACTGTTTTCATGCCTTGTTCTGCACAGTAAATACCTGTAGCGGCACTCATTGTAGTTTTTCCAACTCCACCTTTTCCACCAAACATGATGTACTTGGTTCCGTTTTCTTTTTCAAGTTTTTTAGCGGTAATTCCTTTTAATGATTCCTTTAATTTAGATAATACCAAAATATCACCTTACTGATAATCTAAGATACTTAGTAGTTACACGTTTTTATAGGTTTTTAATTAACACGGTTCATTTTTAAGTCGACTAATTAATTCTTCAACATCTACGAGTGTTGAAATACATCCATCCTTCATTAAAAGTTGTCCCTGAATAGGTATATTCTTTCTCGAAAGTGAATTCATTCCATGAAACATGTCGTTATGGCATGCTACTGCAAAAACTCCGTCTGGCCTTTTCTCTTTTAAAACTCTCTTTAAAAAAGTAGAACCTGGAACCACGTAAGTTTTGTAGCCATTTTCTTCAGCAACTTTTATTATTCTTCCAATTGGACATTTTCCACAGAATATGCACTCTACCCCATCAGGACCGAGTTTTCCAGGGCATTTTAAGTCCCTCAAACAGTGTGGAAGGATTAAAACTTTATTTTTTGATTTTTTAAATTCTTCGCAGTAGTACTTGTTATAAAAGTCACTCGCAACTTTGTAAAATGTATCTTCCGTTCCAATTATTAGAAACATTCTTAATAGAATGGAATAAAAGTTATTTGTAATATACAATGATAATTTAGGAAAAAGGATTTTATTCTTCTTTAAAAGATAATATCCGAGAATAATTGCAGTTAACAATAAAAGAATTGCTAAAACAATTAATATTGATGAAATTATCCCCAAATACTCAAAAATCCACATACTACTAATATCCATTTTATCACGGTGAACTAAATGAAAATTTCAATTTCTTTTGATTTTTTTGATAGCGATGAAAACCCAAAAACAGTTGATTTTAGCGATTATTGCGTTATTGTAATCGATGTTTTAAGGGCCTCTACTACCATTTGTACACTACTTGAGTTATGTGACAAGATATATATAACAGACAGTCTCGAAAAAGCCGAAAAAATAGAAAATTCTATTAAAATAGGTGAAAGAAACGCTCAAAAAATTGAAGGATTCGATTTTGGAAATTCTCCTGTTGAATTAATTGTGAATAAAAATTTAATAAAAGAGCATGCAAATAACGGGGGAAATATTGTATTAACTACAACAAACGGAACGAGAGTTCTTGAAAGTATCGTTTCAAACCACGTCCTGATAGGTTCAATTACAAACGCAGAAGCAGTTGCTAAAAAAGCCTACAAAATTGCAAAAGAAAATAAAAAAGGAATAATGCTTGTTCCAGCACACAGAAAAGGAAATTTCGCAGTTGAAGATTTTATCGGGGCCGGAATTATTGCAAATTATCTTTTTAAAGAATACGATGAAGAAATTCCCAATGAAAAATTTGAAGAATTGATTCCTGCAAGATCTTTGACTAAATCTGACTGGGTAAGAAAGATATTTGAGTCAAATTCCGGAGAAAACTTGAAAAAATTAGGTTACTTTGAAGATTTAATATTCTGCACTTCGAAAAACAGCCAGAACTCCGTTGGAATTTTTGATAAAAAATCTGGAACCGTTTTACCTATCTAATTTAGAAAATAATATATAATTAAACTTGAGTTTTTATATTAATAATCTTATAATTGAAGGATTATTTTTAATTTAATTGTTTAATTTCGTCAGAGTTTGGTAATTTAAGATTAAATCGGATAAAAAAGATGGGGGAGAGCAAATTGATCTGGTCCAAAGAAGAAACACTGGATAGAAATGAAATCAAAAAAATACAGCTTGAAAGATTGAAAGAATCTGTAAAAAAGGCTTATGAAAATGTCCCACTATATAAGGAAAAATTTGACAGTATTGGATTAAAACCGGAAGATATAAACACGTTAGATGACCTTAAAAAGATTCCTTTTACGGTAAAAGATGATTTCAGAGCTAATTATCCTTTTGGAATGTTTGCAGTTCCAAAAAAAGAAGTTGTGAGAATCCATGCGTCATCGGGAACCACGGGAAAACCAACTGTTGTAGGGTACACTAGAAAAGATCTCAATACCTGGGCAGAACTAATTTCTAGAGTTGTAAGTGCTGCAGGAGTAACTGATGAAGATACTGCTCAAGTTGCATTTGGTTATGGACTTTTTACAGGGGGATTTGGGCTACATTACGGTCTTGAAAACGTTGGAGCTTCTGTAATTCCAATTTCAAGCGGAAATACTGAAAAACAGTTAATGCTTATGAAAGACTTCGAAACAACAGTTTTGATCTGCACTCCATCATACGCCCTTTATATTGCAGAAGTTGCACAGAAAATGGGAATTGACCCTAAAAAAGACTTGAAAGTAAAAATAGGTCTTTTCGGTGGAGAAGCGTGCTCTGAATCTGCAAGAGCGGAGATTGAATCAAAATGGGGAATGTTGGCCACACAAAACTACGGTATGAGTGAATTAATGGGTCCAGGGGTTTCTGGAGAATGCAAATTCAAATGTGGAATGCACATTTCTGAAGACCACTTTATTGCAGAGATAATCGATCCAAAAACCGGTGAAGTGTTACCTGAAGGCAAAGTTGGAGAACTCGTCATTACAACACTTACAAAAGAAGCTCTTCCAGTTCTTAGATACAGAACAAAAGACATGACGAGCCTCACTTACGAAAAATGTGAATGCGGAAGAACCACCGCAAGAATGTTAAAAATGAAAGGAAGAAGCGACGACATGTTAATCATTCGAGGAGTAAATGTATTTCCAACACAGATTGAAAGTGTTTTAGAAGGAATCGAAGAAATCGGACCACACTATGAAATAATTGTTACTAAAAACGGGCACCTTGATCAGATGACGATCAACATTGAACTTGCGGATGGAAAATTCCTCGAAAAATTCAGCTGCCTTGAGCAGATCAGTAAAAAAGTAGATCACAAATTAAAAACAGTACTTGGTTTAAGCTCTAAAATAAATATAGTCCAGCCTAGAACCCTTGAAAGGTTTGAAGGTAAAGCAAAACGTGTAAAAGACTTAAGAAACTTCGATTAAATTCAATTATTTTTTTAATTTTAAATTTGATGAAAAAAAGAAGATATTTTAATTATTTTTTAAGGTTTTTTCTTCTCCAGTGTCTCATTTTTGGGTGCTGTTTAACGCTTCCTTTTGTTCTTGCAATAGCAAACATAGGAACTCTTCTGTTCTGTTTTAAAGCTTTTGCAAGTCTGATTTTTTTACCCAAAGGTTTGTTGCCTGCCATCTTTTCACCTCTGAACTTATCGTTTTAAACCAATAACTCTTGATTGAATATGTTTTGGGAAGTATTCAAGCGGATCGATTCCTCTTTGCCGTATTAACTCCCTTATTTCGGTTTCATAATCTGATTTCAAAAGTTCTTCACTTTCTTTTTCAGAAATTATGAAGTAATTGTTAACTAGATTTCTTAAAGTTTTGTGACCAAATCCCATTAAAGGAGTCACGTACTGAATATTTTTCCTCATTTCAAGGCTCTGGATCTCAGAGTGATCGAGTCTTGGAACACGATCATCTCTTCTTGTACCATCTGCAATCACATCGTATTTCTCGGAAATTATTTCGAGAACCTGCTTGTGCACAAACTGAATCCCGTTTCCAGGATATCCATCCTTTAAAATCATGTCAACAGATTTTTCGATTAATTCCTTATCCAATGACTCAACTTTATGAGAATAGCCAATTATCTTGGCAGTTTCTTCTGCATGACGGTATGAATCCAAAACTCCGAAATTAACGGTTACTAATTGAATTTCATAGCCCAGATTATGCAAAATTATGGCAGAAAGGGAACTATCTTTTCCACCGCTGAATAAAACGTGAGCTTTCATATGAATCAATTATCTTCTCATTATTGTGATTTCTTTCTTAGCAGGTTTGTTCATCTCGTATATTCTATCGAGAAGGCCCTTAAAGTACTCGTCAGTGAGTGGAATTGGAAGTTTTCCTGCCTGTGCGAGTTGTATTAACTGCATTTCAACCTGTTCTGCAAACTGAGGTTTTGCAAGTTTTATTCTTGCTAATCTCGATCTTGCGTCTTCAGAAAGAATCTGCCTGAGAATTTTTTGTTTTTGCATTTCGTATTGCATTTGCTGCTCTTGCGCTTGTCTCTGAGCTTCAGGATCATTTGCTGCCCCTTGCTCTTGAGCTTTTGCTTGCATTTCCTGCAATCTTCTTTGCCTTATTTCTTCCGGGTTCATGAAACCCCCTCTAATAAAATTAAATTATTGTGCTACTGAATCAGCTACTTCTTTTGCAGTGTTGTCTACTAAAGATTGGCCTTTTGGTGCAATGATTCTTCCACCATTTTCAGCTTTAGCGAGTAAGTCTTTAGCTTCTAAAGCTTGGAAAGCTGTTCTGATAATGTTTCCACTACCTTTAACGAATTTTTCAGGAGCGCATCCTCTGTTTTTTCTTCCACCGTATACGCTTCTTAATCTTTCAACACCAACAGGGCCGTTGATGTATACTTTCCTTAATATTGCAGCACATCTTACGTACCACCAGTCTTCGTTGTCAGGTCTTCTTTCTTTGTGAGCCCCTGTTTTAACGAAGCTTGTCCATTCAGGCTCTTCTACGCCCATTTCTTTCAATTTTTCAGCTAACTTTGCGATTAAATCGTTTGCTGGTACATCGTAAACGGTTACCATGTAAACACCTCTAATAATAACGTTCAGTTCATCCTTTTGTAACTCATATTCGGATAATCTGGACAATTAACGGATTCATTAAAACAATATTTAAAAATCCTTAAGACCGAGCAATCTTATTATAATAATCGTATCCCATATATATTACTTTCCCCGATTTTCAGCAATATAAATAAGAGTAAAAAAAGAGTAAAAAATGAAAAAAAGGTTAAAATATCATCCTTTATTAAAATAATCCTTTATCGTTTAAGGAGTGTTTTTTTAGACCGCATTTCTTCAAATTCTTCAACATACTTTTCTTTCTTTGTTTTCTTTGTTGAATACTTTTTCCATCCTTCTTTTGGCTTGAAAATAGTAATAACATTTCCAACTACGCTAATAATTTCTGCACCGGTTTCTTTAGCAACTTTTTCAGCCATTTCTGTTTTATCGCCACTTTCAAGTGCACTTTTTCTTACTTTAATTTTTATAAGGCTTTTATCTTTTATCTGCCTTTTAATTTCTTCGATAGTTTTATCGATCCCTTCCTTTCCAACCCAGACTACTGGTTCGATTTCGTGTGATTGGGACCTTAACATCTTTTTGGCTTTGGATGATATCTTTATTTCAGTATTTTCGGTCATAATCTCTCTCCTTGATATGTATGCGCATAATTTGATGTCATGAGTTAATTTTCCATTAAAACAGTAAAATTATTACGATAATCAATAAATTAATCTGTCCGCTAAGTTATTTAAAATATCATATATATAATGTACAGTTAGCAACATACTTATTGTTATTTAAGTATAAATATATTTTTGGAAAATTTTTATCATACTATTTGGAATATTATTTAAGAAGCCAAAAGGGGCTGGTTATATGAATGTACTAGTAAACAACAACCCAAAATCCGGAAAAACCTTGAAAGACGTAATAAAAGACGAATATTATATTCCGGGATCAAATATCGTGATTATAAAAGGAACCTCCACAGTAATTAAGGAAGAAACTAAGAAATACCTGATAAAAACTACCAAGGGCTCATTTGTAGTTGGAATAACTGAAGAAAATGAAACAGTTGCTTTCTGGAATAAAAATTACAAATCATTTGAAGATAAATCTCTGATCTGGAAAAGTATTTCTGATGTATCTTTTGGATCTATAGAGATACCCCTTCCGGTAAGTAGCTTAAAACAAAATTTTAAAAAGTGGGACGTTGTTTTAAGCGTTTCAGGACTAGATACTAGTGAAGGAAATCTGATATTCGTTCAAAGAGATGTATTGGAATTATACGGGCTTGAAAATCCAAAAATAGGTATATTAATTGGTGGAAAACGAGTTTTAAAAACATTGACTGCCAAGGATACAATAATATCAATAGAACAGATGCGGGAATCAAAAGAAAATATCAATTATGAAATAACTACTGATTTAGACAAAGAAATTCAGGATGATTGGAAAATATACACTTACTGTAAAGCAGAATTTGATGGCCCTTCGAAAAGTACGGAACATACCCTTGCAATTCTTGAAAACGGCACTTTAGAAATATCGGAAAATACAAACACGTATGTTGCAGATTGTAGACTTCAAACCCTTTTGATAGATGAAGAAAATCCTGAAGATAGAGATAGAGGAACTATTACTGTTAGAAATATTGGAAATGGCGTTGGGAAAGTATACATCTATCAAGAAAACCGTGCATCATCCCTGTCCCATACCGTAGTTGGGAAAGTTACAGATGGAATTGAAATCGTTGATTTTTCAAATTCTGGGTATATTACAGTAAAAACGAGCCCTGAAAGACTCAATGTAATTGGAAAAACACAAAAAGATGCCAAAATTTTGTTTGGAAAACATGGGATAGCCTTAAAAATGGATGGAAATATAAATGAAGATGCCATAATCGTTGAACAAATCCCGGAATGTACAATGGATATATTAAAATCAAAAGAAGTTACTACAAAGGGAATCGAACCTGAAAAATTATTATATGTCGAAATATACGACAAAGATGCCCCAACTACCGCTTGGTACTTTAGAAAAATCACGGGACTTACTACAAAAAGAATCGGTACATTGAAGATTTATTTCAGACACGATGACATTTCAATGTTTGAAAGAGATTGGGATTATTCAAAAGGATTACTGCCTGAAAATACGCCTGAAAAATCTGTTGATCCTGGAATAATTGCCGTTACAAACATGGTTAAAAAATACAAAGGATATATTGGAGTTAGAACTTCTTCAAACGATAAATATGGACCTACGGGAGAAACTTTTGAAGGTACAAATGTCGTTGGAAAAGTAGTTAAAAACTCGGAAATTTTAAAAAGCGTTAAACAGGGCGAAAACATATACATACTTGAAGTTAATAAAAACTAGTAACTTTATGTGAAACTTTTATTTCTTTATTATTTAACTGGAGGAATGATTATGGATTGGAAAGCGGTATCCCCATACAACCCAAAATTAGATTTAAAAGACTGTTACTTGTATGATACAACATTGCGAGATGGTGAACAAACCCCCGGGGTCTGTTTTACACATGATCAAAAACTTGAAATTGCTAAAAAATTGGATGAACTTAAAATTAAGCAGATTGAAGCAGGTTTTCCAATTGTTTCTGAAAACGAGAGAAAATGTATTAAATCCATTACTGGCGAAGGACTGAACGCACAAATTTTGGCATTATCAAGAGTTTTGAAGGAAGATATTGATAAAGCAATAGAATGTGACGTTGATGGGATAATCACATTTATTGCAGCTTCTCCGATGCATTTGAAGTATAAATTACATAAAAGCCTCGATGAAGTCGAAGAAATGGGTATGAAAGCCGTTGAATACGCAAAAGACCACGGACTTTTCGTAGCGTTCTCTGCAGAAGATGCAACAAGAACTCCGATTGAAGATATCATCAGAATTCACAAAAATGCAGAAGAACACGGTGCTGATAGGGTTCATATTGCAGATACCCTCGGATGTGCTACACCCCAATCAATGTACTACATCTGTTCTGAATTAAGCAAACATTTGAAAAAAGCACATATTGGAGTACACTGCCACAATGACTTTGGATTTGCAGTTATAAACTCGATATATGGGTTATTAGGTGGGGCAAAAGCAGTATCTACCACAGTCAATGGAATAGGCGAACGAGCAGGAAATGCTGCAATTGAAGAAATTGTAATGGCTTTAAAAGTACTTTACGACTACGACATGGGCTTAAACACTGAAATCTTAACCGAAATGTCAAAACTTGTTGAAAAATATTCAAAAATCAGGATTCCTGAAAATAAACCTCTTGTTGGGGAAATGGCATTTTACCATGAAAGTGGAATACACGTTGATGCGGTTTTAGAAAATCCTTTAACATATGAACCATTTTTACCTGAAAAAATCGGTCAGAAAAGAAAAATCATACTTGGAAAACATTCAGGTTGCAGGGCAGTTGCTCACAGGTTGCAAGAACTTGGTCTTGAAACATCCAGAAATGAACTCTGGGAAATTGTAAAGAAAACAAAAGAAACTAGGGAAGAAGGTACCGAAATAAGCGACGAAGTGTTTAAAAACATTGTCGATAAGATTATTAAATAACTTTAAAACTTTTTTAAGGTGGGAACTTGTTTAGCTGGATAATAACTGCAATTATTGCCGCAATTATCGTATTCTTGATCTTAAAGTTTATTTTTAAAATGGTATTTACAACAATAAAATTAATATTGCTTTTTGCAGCGATAATTCTGATTGTTTACGCGCTTAGCGTATTAATTTAATTTTTTATTAATTTTTTTAAAAAATTTTAAAAATAGAAATTTTTCCCGATTAGTTGGAGTGGTGACTAAAAGAGATAGATAGAGAGATAGTTTAACATCATGTTTGTACGCATAT
Above is a genomic segment from Methanococcus maripaludis containing:
- a CDS encoding ABC transporter permease, with the protein product MDAFSAMLYRQLRRFTRARSRVIGSLLNPLVWLVFFGIGWSRAFNFPAAREIFGGVDYLTYLIPGVVSMTVFSGSFISGVTVIWDKQFGFLKETLVAPTSRSEAILGRIMGDSLTALVQGVLIMVLSLFLVSLNPYGMIPVVFTSFVLATAFASVGMTLGLKINSQEGFHLIFGLLMQPLIFLSGAFYPIDAMPIWMKTLAYLNPLTYAVDSARYFLAGFSRFPIMLDVSILVILSISLVIIAMYTFEKAVIE
- the cfbA gene encoding sirohydrochlorin nickelochelatase, giving the protein MNSKILQVHIMEALVLVGHGSRLPHSKNVVTEVAEKIKARNIYDIVEVGMMEFNEPTIPEAIKKVIDAGAKKVIVTPVFLAPGNHTERDIPKILGIYEGDDDCGHHHHHDHDCEHHHHHHDTEKVDIPEGVELVYRKPMGADDRIIDIVLDRANGL
- a CDS encoding TRC40/GET3/ArsA family transport-energizing ATPase; translated protein: MVLSKLKESLKGITAKKLEKENGTKYIMFGGKGGVGKTTMSAATGIYCAEQGMKTVVVSTDPAHSLRDSFEQSFGHEPTKVNGMENLYVVEIDPEVAMSEYKEKLKSQMDENPMMGGMLEDQLEMASLSPGTDESAAFDVFLKYMDSDEFDIVVFDTAPTGHTLRFLGLPEIMDKYMTKMIKFKKQMSGFMNMMKKVMPFGGKGEDVDYDKALEEMEVMKERITKARGILANPDRTAFRLVVIPEEMSILESERAMQALNKFKIPVDSVIVNQIIPEDVECDFCRARRSLQEKRLELVKEKFGDKVIANLELLRTEAKGLEVLKEIAHKLYTESKSEEKEEVIVA
- a CDS encoding DUF116 domain-containing protein, with amino-acid sequence MDISSMWIFEYLGIISSILIVLAILLLLTAIILGYYLLKKNKILFPKLSLYITNNFYSILLRMFLIIGTEDTFYKVASDFYNKYYCEEFKKSKNKVLILPHCLRDLKCPGKLGPDGVECIFCGKCPIGRIIKVAEENGYKTYVVPGSTFLKRVLKEKRPDGVFAVACHNDMFHGMNSLSRKNIPIQGQLLMKDGCISTLVDVEELISRLKNEPC
- the comB gene encoding 2-phosphosulfolactate phosphatase, translating into MKISISFDFFDSDENPKTVDFSDYCVIVIDVLRASTTICTLLELCDKIYITDSLEKAEKIENSIKIGERNAQKIEGFDFGNSPVELIVNKNLIKEHANNGGNIVLTTTNGTRVLESIVSNHVLIGSITNAEAVAKKAYKIAKENKKGIMLVPAHRKGNFAVEDFIGAGIIANYLFKEYDEEIPNEKFEELIPARSLTKSDWVRKIFESNSGENLKKLGYFEDLIFCTSKNSQNSVGIFDKKSGTVLPI
- a CDS encoding phenylacetate--CoA ligase family protein, whose translation is MIWSKEETLDRNEIKKIQLERLKESVKKAYENVPLYKEKFDSIGLKPEDINTLDDLKKIPFTVKDDFRANYPFGMFAVPKKEVVRIHASSGTTGKPTVVGYTRKDLNTWAELISRVVSAAGVTDEDTAQVAFGYGLFTGGFGLHYGLENVGASVIPISSGNTEKQLMLMKDFETTVLICTPSYALYIAEVAQKMGIDPKKDLKVKIGLFGGEACSESARAEIESKWGMLATQNYGMSELMGPGVSGECKFKCGMHISEDHFIAEIIDPKTGEVLPEGKVGELVITTLTKEALPVLRYRTKDMTSLTYEKCECGRTTARMLKMKGRSDDMLIIRGVNVFPTQIESVLEGIEEIGPHYEIIVTKNGHLDQMTINIELADGKFLEKFSCLEQISKKVDHKLKTVLGLSSKINIVQPRTLERFEGKAKRVKDLRNFD
- a CDS encoding 50S ribosomal protein L39e — translated: MAGNKPLGKKIRLAKALKQNRRVPMFAIARTKGSVKQHPKMRHWRRKNLKK
- a CDS encoding 7-cyano-7-deazaguanine synthase, yielding MKAHVLFSGGKDSSLSAIILHNLGYEIQLVTVNFGVLDSYRHAEETAKIIGYSHKVESLDKELIEKSVDMILKDGYPGNGIQFVHKQVLEIISEKYDVIADGTRRDDRVPRLDHSEIQSLEMRKNIQYVTPLMGFGHKTLRNLVNNYFIISEKESEELLKSDYETEIRELIRQRGIDPLEYFPKHIQSRVIGLKR
- a CDS encoding DNA-binding protein translates to MNPEEIRQRRLQEMQAKAQEQGAANDPEAQRQAQEQQMQYEMQKQKILRQILSEDARSRLARIKLAKPQFAEQVEMQLIQLAQAGKLPIPLTDEYFKGLLDRIYEMNKPAKKEITIMRR
- a CDS encoding 30S ribosomal protein S19e; the encoded protein is MVTVYDVPANDLIAKLAEKLKEMGVEEPEWTSFVKTGAHKERRPDNEDWWYVRCAAILRKVYINGPVGVERLRSVYGGRKNRGCAPEKFVKGSGNIIRTAFQALEAKDLLAKAENGGRIIAPKGQSLVDNTAKEVADSVAQ
- the yhbY gene encoding ribosome assembly RNA-binding protein YhbY, with protein sequence MTENTEIKISSKAKKMLRSQSHEIEPVVWVGKEGIDKTIEEIKRQIKDKSLIKIKVRKSALESGDKTEMAEKVAKETGAEIISVVGNVITIFKPKEGWKKYSTKKTKKEKYVEEFEEMRSKKTLLKR
- a CDS encoding methanogenesis marker 3 protein, whose amino-acid sequence is MNVLVNNNPKSGKTLKDVIKDEYYIPGSNIVIIKGTSTVIKEETKKYLIKTTKGSFVVGITEENETVAFWNKNYKSFEDKSLIWKSISDVSFGSIEIPLPVSSLKQNFKKWDVVLSVSGLDTSEGNLIFVQRDVLELYGLENPKIGILIGGKRVLKTLTAKDTIISIEQMRESKENINYEITTDLDKEIQDDWKIYTYCKAEFDGPSKSTEHTLAILENGTLEISENTNTYVADCRLQTLLIDEENPEDRDRGTITVRNIGNGVGKVYIYQENRASSLSHTVVGKVTDGIEIVDFSNSGYITVKTSPERLNVIGKTQKDAKILFGKHGIALKMDGNINEDAIIVEQIPECTMDILKSKEVTTKGIEPEKLLYVEIYDKDAPTTAWYFRKITGLTTKRIGTLKIYFRHDDISMFERDWDYSKGLLPENTPEKSVDPGIIAVTNMVKKYKGYIGVRTSSNDKYGPTGETFEGTNVVGKVVKNSEILKSVKQGENIYILEVNKN
- a CDS encoding homocitrate synthase family protein, which produces MDWKAVSPYNPKLDLKDCYLYDTTLRDGEQTPGVCFTHDQKLEIAKKLDELKIKQIEAGFPIVSENERKCIKSITGEGLNAQILALSRVLKEDIDKAIECDVDGIITFIAASPMHLKYKLHKSLDEVEEMGMKAVEYAKDHGLFVAFSAEDATRTPIEDIIRIHKNAEEHGADRVHIADTLGCATPQSMYYICSELSKHLKKAHIGVHCHNDFGFAVINSIYGLLGGAKAVSTTVNGIGERAGNAAIEEIVMALKVLYDYDMGLNTEILTEMSKLVEKYSKIRIPENKPLVGEMAFYHESGIHVDAVLENPLTYEPFLPEKIGQKRKIILGKHSGCRAVAHRLQELGLETSRNELWEIVKKTKETREEGTEISDEVFKNIVDKIIK